The following is a genomic window from Candidatus Vondammii sp. HM_W22.
AGCTGGTGGGCGATGACCTGTTCGTGACGAATACCAATATTCTTTCACGGGGCATCGAAGAGGATATTGCTAACTCAATCCTGATTAAATTCAATCAGATCGGTACCCTGACCGAGACCCTTGATGCCATCAAAATGGCTCATGATGCCGGCTATACTGCCGTAATTTCTCACCGTTCCGGCGAGACCGAGGACACAACCATCGCCGATCTGGTGGTTGCGACCAACGCTGGACAGATCAAAACCGGATCGCTCAGCCGTTCGGACCGGGTGGCTAAATATAACCAACTGATGCGGATTGAAGATCAGTTGGGTGATGAGGCTTCCTATGCTGGTAAAGAGGCTTTCAAAAATCTCTGATCCAACTGATGCTACGAATCCTGACAGTGCTGCTGCTACTGATACTGATTACGCTTCAGTTTCGTCTCTGGGTGGGTGAGGGGAGCTTGGCGGAGGTACATGCCCTGCAAAAAGAGGCAGCGCTGCAGAAAAACCAGTTGGGAAAAATGCGGCAGCGTAATCAGGCACTTCAGGCAGAGGTGGCCGATCTTAAACAGGGACTTGAGGCGATTGAAGAGCGCGCCCGCAGTGAACTTGGGATGATTAGGAAAGACGAGGTCTTTTACCAGGTGATTGAGCCCAAAACGAGGCAGAAGGATTGATGTCCAGTCACTGGGCCATTGTTCCGGCTGCGGGTGTTGGTCGTCGTATGGGAAGCGCTGTTCCCAAGCAGTACCTTGATCTTGGTGGCCGTCCGGTTATTGAGTATGCCCTGGAGTCATTGCTCAACCATCCTGAGATAAAAGAGGTGCTGGTCCCCCTATCTGAATCTGATGAATGGTGGAGTGAGACCGCGTTCGCCACTGATCCGCGGATACGTCGTGTTAGTGGTGGCCGAGAGCGTTGTGATTCCGTGCTGAATGCCCTGCGCATGCTTGCTGATGAAGCAGACCCGGATGACTGGGTGCTTGTACACGATGCCGCCAGACCCTGCCTGCGCAGTTTTGACCTTGATAAGTTGATAAATACCCTCCGGAATCACCCTGTCGGCGGTCTGCTGGCGGTTCCTTTGCATGACACTGTCAAGCGTGCGAATGAATCAGGAGGCGTGCTTGAGACGCTGCCAGGTGAGTCGTTGTGGCGGGCTTATACGCCCCAGATGTTTCGCTATTCCACTCTCTGTTCCTCGCTGGAAGATGCGTTGGCAGCGGGTAAACGTGTTACAGATGAGGCCAGTGCCATTGAATTGTCCGGCCTTTCGCCGTTGCTGGTTGAAGGGGCTGCAGATAATATCAAGATTACCCGACCGGAGGATTTGCAGTTGGCGGCTTTCTATCTGGCTGGTCAATATTTTTGTGTGTAAGCGGGAAAAAATCCTGTCATGGGCTCTCCATCCCTTCTTATATCATATGCAGGAGGTTATTAAGGGGGGCCCGGCTCTGTGTGTGATGCAGAGATCAAAAAGAAGGCAGAGAGGGTTCTGCCTTCTTTACGAATGCCACATTCTGGTCTGATCAGTGAACGCTGCCAAACGATAGATCAAGTGCATAGGCAGGCAGCGGGATGCCGGAAATTTTACAGGCCTGTACGACGGGGCCGTGTGGGAAGAGAGTATAGGGGTATCGTTTGCCTCCTTGCTTTTTGAATGCCCCGGAGAGTGCTCTAATTAACAGTCTTGCGCTACAGCTGGTGCCGTTTTGCTCGCAGTGTCCGCGAAGAAAGTGGATCACTTCCCAGTGGGCGTCGGTCAGTTCAATATCCTCTTCGGCTGCCAACGTTCTGGCCGTTGCTTCACTCCACTCGTTAAAGCTTTCAGGGGCCTTGCTGGTTTCGGTTGCCAGGGGGTCTGGTATCGGTATCATCTCTACTCCTTCAGTATAGGGATCTGTTATATTTTTCCGGCACCACTTTTTATTGAGGTATAGGTGCCCTCCTTGAAGATAGTAGAGATTTTCAAAAATAATAGACGGAATTAGTAGGGTATTTGGCGGGCACTGTGCCGATCTGATGCGGTATGCTGTTTTTTCATGTTGTGACAAACAGTGATTTACAGTCAGGTATGACAGTTTTCCCATAAGTCTGTGTGAGGGAGGGCATCTCTATACCCTCTGCTAAATAGTCATTGAGAAGATACTCGGGAACGGGTTATCAGGAGTTGAAATATGCGCATTGGACAGGGCTATGATGCCCACCGTTTTACCCGGGAGAGACGTTTGATACTGGGTGGTGTGGCGATTGACTATGAGTTGGGGCTGGAGGCGCACTCCGATGGTGATGTATTAATCCATGCGCTTTGTGATGCGCTGCTGGGTGCTGCCGGGCTGGGCGATATCGGACAACACTTCCCTGACAGCGGAGCGGAGTTTAAGAATATCGATAGCCGAATACTACTGCGGCGGGTGACAGACCTGCTTGTCTCTCAGAGCATGAAGGT
Proteins encoded in this region:
- the ftsB gene encoding cell division protein FtsB, whose amino-acid sequence is MLRILTVLLLLILITLQFRLWVGEGSLAEVHALQKEAALQKNQLGKMRQRNQALQAEVADLKQGLEAIEERARSELGMIRKDEVFYQVIEPKTRQKD
- a CDS encoding TusE/DsrC/DsvC family sulfur relay protein, with product MIPIPDPLATETSKAPESFNEWSEATARTLAAEEDIELTDAHWEVIHFLRGHCEQNGTSCSARLLIRALSGAFKKQGGKRYPYTLFPHGPVVQACKISGIPLPAYALDLSFGSVH
- the ispD gene encoding 2-C-methyl-D-erythritol 4-phosphate cytidylyltransferase — encoded protein: MMSSHWAIVPAAGVGRRMGSAVPKQYLDLGGRPVIEYALESLLNHPEIKEVLVPLSESDEWWSETAFATDPRIRRVSGGRERCDSVLNALRMLADEADPDDWVLVHDAARPCLRSFDLDKLINTLRNHPVGGLLAVPLHDTVKRANESGGVLETLPGESLWRAYTPQMFRYSTLCSSLEDALAAGKRVTDEASAIELSGLSPLLVEGAADNIKITRPEDLQLAAFYLAGQYFCV
- the ispF gene encoding 2-C-methyl-D-erythritol 2,4-cyclodiphosphate synthase, with the protein product MRIGQGYDAHRFTRERRLILGGVAIDYELGLEAHSDGDVLIHALCDALLGAAGLGDIGQHFPDSGAEFKNIDSRILLRRVTDLLVSQSMKVGNVDVTIVAQTPKLSPYIDAMREKLALDMDVGSSKVNVKATTTEGMGFAGRGEGIACYAVALIEKR